The DNA window GGTGCATCTTTTTCAGGTATGATGGGAGTTGTTTTTGCCGCTAAGCAAACCTTTGTTGATCCAACCAGCTTTACGCTGTTAGAATCTATCACGATTTTAGTAATGGTTATTTTAGGAGGAATGGGGAGCGTTCCGGGCGTTATACTTGGAGCAGCGGTTGTGACCATTCTTAATCTTCAAGTATTAACGGAGCTCACCGATTGGTTTAATCAACTGAGTTTAAACGGGGTTATCTCTATACCAGATGCACTTTCGCCAGCTAAAATGCAGCGATTTATTTTTGGCGGACTTCTTATTCTATTTGCTCTATACAGGCCTCAGGGATTGCTTCCTGCTAAACAGTCTACTTTCGATTTGAAAGAGTTGAAAGAAGAAGCTGATGAAGAAATACAGCCTGTGATTCCAACGGCTGAGAAAAACGTCAATCTATAGAGGTGAAAAAATTGTCTATTTTAGAAGTGAAAAATGTAACCAAGACCTTTGGCGGTTTAATCGCTAATCAAGATGTAACAATGGATATTCAAAAAAGTTCAATAACAGCTGTAATAGGACCAAACGGAGCTGGAAAGACCACATTTTTTAATATGGTGACAGGCGTTTACCAGCCAACCTCAGGTGATATTATGTTAAATGGTCAATCCATAACAGGACTAAAACCGCACAGCGTATCAAAACAAGGGATTTCTCGGACATTTCAAAACATCAGGTTATTTAGTAATATAACGGTTTTAGAAAATGTGTTAGTTGGGATGCACAATCACTTGAAAGCAACGACTTTTGAGACGCTGTTGAATTTACCTCGAGCAAGAAGAGCGGAAAAAGTAGCCAAAAAAGAAGCGTATAAGCTTTTAGAATACGTTGGGCTAGAAGCCTTATATAACGAAGTAGCGAATAACTTATCATATGGAGCACAGCGACGACTCGAAATTGCCAGAGCCTTAGCTACTAGACCCTCACTGTTATTACTAGACGAACCGGCTGCTGGTATGAATCCGCGTGAAACAAAAG is part of the Priestia aryabhattai genome and encodes:
- a CDS encoding ABC transporter ATP-binding protein, yielding MSILEVKNVTKTFGGLIANQDVTMDIQKSSITAVIGPNGAGKTTFFNMVTGVYQPTSGDIMLNGQSITGLKPHSVSKQGISRTFQNIRLFSNITVLENVLVGMHNHLKATTFETLLNLPRARRAEKVAKKEAYKLLEYVGLEALYNEVANNLSYGAQRRLEIARALATRPSLLLLDEPAAGMNPRETKELTDLIHTIRKDREITILLIEHDMKLVMEISDHIIVLDHGIKIAEGNAEHIRTHPKVIEAYLGKRVAEEIDRKEKST